The Candidatus Nitrosocosmicus franklandus genome contains a region encoding:
- a CDS encoding DDE-type integrase/transposase/recombinase, producing MNTRNRTPSRYVYYGLHLYFSGLSLRKTSERLSYCIKRNHVTIWNWIQKYQPKIIKTKQRRICEFIVDETLLKVGSEYTWLWVAIDAKSKEILSLSISKERNMFVAERFLSNIVRDYGKHPVSTDGGTWYPMACQFLKLEHHLHSSYEKNLIERTMQYIKDRTESFDDYFPCRLKNCKLKHVKNWLNLFVDYHNKELKPVN from the coding sequence ATGAATACTAGAAACAGAACACCTTCAAGGTATGTGTATTATGGCTTACATTTGTACTTTTCAGGTCTTTCTCTTAGGAAAACATCTGAAAGATTATCATACTGTATCAAACGAAATCATGTCACTATCTGGAACTGGATTCAAAAGTACCAACCTAAGATTATCAAGACAAAACAAAGAAGGATATGTGAATTCATTGTAGATGAAACATTGCTTAAGGTTGGTTCAGAATACACGTGGTTATGGGTTGCAATAGATGCGAAAAGTAAGGAAATTCTCTCACTATCCATTTCTAAGGAGAGAAACATGTTTGTTGCGGAACGGTTTCTGTCAAACATAGTCAGAGACTATGGAAAGCATCCAGTTTCAACAGATGGTGGTACTTGGTATCCCATGGCTTGTCAATTCCTTAAATTAGAACACCATCTCCATTCCTCCTATGAAAAAAACTTGATTGAAAGAACAATGCAGTATATCAAGGACAGAACTGAAAGTTTCGATGATTACTTTCCCTGCAGGCTAAAGAACTGCAAACTAAAACACGTAAAAAACTGGTTGAACCTGTTTGTCGACTATCACAACAAGGAATTAAAACCTGTTAACTGA
- a CDS encoding coenzyme F420-0:L-glutamate ligase → MQIIPIHLEKESSRFDIYDKIINNKDEIQIQDFDILVISSKYLSISEGRIKKLSDVKPSEEAILLSKKYHISPEMMELIIRESDEIFGGLYGFVLTSVHRVLAPNAGIDKSNVPKDHVVLYPKNPYESLETLRNKFLINSRKRIGIVLSDSRILPMRRGTTGVALACSGFEPIIDLRGTKDLFGNVLKYTSQNIADCLASIGTMIMGESDASTPVVILRGFNVKFTNHPISSESLSIESKFDIYVRGLSGKIH, encoded by the coding sequence TTGCAAATCATCCCAATTCATCTAGAAAAGGAATCTTCTAGGTTTGACATATACGATAAAATCATCAACAATAAAGACGAAATACAAATTCAAGATTTTGACATACTAGTCATATCAAGCAAATATTTATCCATTAGTGAAGGCAGGATAAAGAAATTGAGCGATGTTAAACCTTCCGAAGAGGCCATTTTATTGAGCAAGAAATATCATATTAGTCCAGAAATGATGGAGTTGATAATAAGAGAATCGGATGAGATATTTGGGGGCCTATATGGATTCGTTCTCACCTCTGTTCATAGAGTTTTGGCTCCAAACGCAGGGATTGACAAGTCAAATGTTCCCAAAGACCATGTTGTCCTGTATCCAAAAAATCCCTATGAATCCTTGGAAACTCTTAGAAACAAATTTCTAATCAATTCCAGAAAAAGGATCGGAATAGTATTATCAGATAGCAGAATTTTACCCATGAGAAGAGGAACAACAGGTGTAGCACTTGCCTGTAGTGGATTTGAGCCAATTATAGATTTGAGAGGAACAAAAGATCTATTTGGAAATGTCTTAAAATACACATCACAGAATATAGCAGACTGTTTGGCTTCTATTGGGACCATGATAATGGGTGAATCCGATGCTTCAACCCCGGTGGTCATATTAAGAGGATTCAATGTCAAATTTACCAACCACCCCATATCGAGTGAATCCCTAAGTATCGAAAGTAAATTTGACATATACGTACGAGGACTATCAGGAAAAATTCACTAG
- a CDS encoding OBG GTPase family GTP-binding protein → MGIPEKIKAIQDEIHKTQINKATEFHIGLLKAKIAKLKREQEENTHGKTISSGGGNTGFDVRKAGDGTVVLIGFPSVGKSTLLNALTNAKSKTGAYSFTTLTAVPGMLDYKGARIQILDLPGIIEGAAAGKGLGKRVLSVARNANLVLIVLDVFQVNHLDVIKKELFEIGVKVDEKPPDITLEKTSSGGISVSIQVPTQVDENFIRNVMRINGIHNGRITIREKGLTIDQLIDVMSGNRVYIPSLVVINKIDLVDPEYLKTVTSKLKIPYIAVSADTNKNIDILKEEIYKKLDFIRIYMKPKGQEADLVEPLIMPRGSTVQNICNKIHRNMVRDFKFAQIWGKSVKYGGQKVGLEHKINDEDILTIVKKINAL, encoded by the coding sequence ATGGGAATTCCAGAGAAAATTAAGGCAATCCAAGATGAGATTCACAAGACTCAGATAAATAAGGCTACTGAATTTCACATAGGCCTTCTAAAGGCAAAGATTGCAAAATTAAAAAGAGAACAAGAAGAAAATACCCATGGTAAAACCATCTCCTCAGGAGGCGGAAATACAGGATTTGATGTTAGAAAAGCAGGAGATGGAACAGTTGTTTTGATTGGTTTTCCAAGCGTAGGTAAATCAACACTGTTAAATGCATTAACTAATGCAAAATCAAAAACAGGTGCGTACTCGTTTACAACCCTGACTGCGGTGCCGGGTATGCTAGACTACAAGGGAGCTCGAATTCAGATTCTCGATTTACCTGGAATTATAGAAGGGGCAGCTGCTGGAAAAGGCCTCGGAAAAAGAGTATTGTCAGTGGCCAGAAATGCAAATCTTGTTTTGATAGTATTAGATGTATTTCAGGTTAATCACCTAGATGTTATAAAAAAAGAGCTTTTCGAGATTGGAGTGAAGGTGGACGAAAAGCCTCCCGACATTACACTTGAAAAAACTTCATCTGGAGGCATATCTGTTAGTATCCAGGTACCCACACAAGTCGATGAGAACTTTATCAGAAATGTCATGCGTATTAATGGTATACACAATGGTCGAATAACGATCAGAGAAAAGGGACTAACAATCGATCAGCTTATCGACGTAATGTCAGGTAATCGAGTGTACATTCCGTCACTGGTGGTGATAAATAAGATCGATCTTGTTGACCCAGAGTATCTTAAAACAGTTACTTCAAAATTAAAAATTCCTTACATAGCAGTTTCAGCAGACACGAACAAAAATATTGATATACTAAAGGAAGAAATTTACAAAAAGCTGGACTTTATCAGAATCTATATGAAGCCCAAGGGACAAGAAGCAGATTTGGTTGAACCGCTCATCATGCCACGTGGAAGTACTGTTCAGAACATTTGCAACAAAATTCATCGTAATATGGTAAGGGATTTTAAGTTTGCCCAAATCTGGGGAAAGAGTGTGAAATACGGAGGTCAAAAGGTGGGATTAGAACACAAGATTAATGATGAAGATATTCTTACCATTGTTAAAAAGATAAATGCTCTTTGA
- a CDS encoding isocitrate/isopropylmalate dehydrogenase family protein, translating to MSNKKAAIINGDGTGPELVDAMIKVLKSCNTNVELIKCDAGSEWWEKNKGNSYISEEVWETLKNSDACFKGPTTTVPNPNAPRSVAVSIRQKFQLYANIRPIKTYKISKLQLNFICVRESTEGLYAGIEFKTSDDSAVAIRKTTGKGCRRVVKKAFELAKQKEFKKIFAITKRNILKETDGIFWNAVTEINKEYPDIEVEEYYIDNMTQQLVKNPERFNDSLLLSTNLFMDIISECASGHVGSIGNVYSGNYGDNYAMFEPAHGSAPKHARQDKVNPTATILSGAWMVEYLGEKHISDAIFKATEQVIDEGKYLTYDLGGSASLSKMAEEIAQKSAALIKK from the coding sequence TTGAGCAATAAAAAAGCAGCTATAATTAATGGTGACGGTACTGGGCCTGAATTAGTAGATGCAATGATCAAGGTTCTGAAATCATGTAATACTAATGTGGAACTCATAAAATGTGACGCAGGTTCTGAGTGGTGGGAAAAAAATAAAGGAAATTCATATATCTCAGAAGAGGTGTGGGAGACTCTAAAAAATTCTGATGCTTGTTTTAAAGGACCGACTACTACTGTGCCAAACCCCAATGCACCCCGGAGCGTAGCTGTAAGCATAAGACAGAAATTCCAACTATACGCAAATATTCGTCCTATAAAAACATACAAGATTTCAAAATTACAATTAAATTTCATTTGTGTGCGAGAATCAACTGAAGGATTATACGCAGGAATAGAATTTAAGACGAGTGATGATTCAGCCGTAGCAATAAGAAAGACCACAGGAAAGGGTTGTAGGAGAGTGGTCAAGAAAGCATTCGAATTGGCAAAACAAAAAGAGTTTAAAAAAATATTTGCAATTACAAAACGCAATATTCTAAAGGAAACCGATGGTATTTTTTGGAACGCGGTCACCGAAATAAACAAGGAATATCCAGACATTGAAGTTGAAGAATATTATATTGACAACATGACACAACAACTAGTCAAAAATCCCGAAAGATTCAATGACAGTTTGTTGCTTAGTACGAACCTATTTATGGATATTATTTCGGAATGTGCTTCAGGTCATGTAGGGTCCATAGGTAATGTATACTCTGGAAATTATGGTGATAATTATGCCATGTTTGAACCGGCACACGGGAGTGCGCCCAAACATGCAAGACAAGACAAAGTAAATCCAACGGCAACAATACTCTCTGGTGCATGGATGGTCGAATATCTTGGAGAGAAACATATTTCAGATGCGATTTTTAAAGCTACAGAACAAGTCATCGATGAGGGCAAGTATTTGACATATGATCTGGGCGGTTCAGCATCGTTATCTAAAATGGCTGAAGAAATAGCTCAAAAATCTGCGGCCCTAATCAAGAAATAA
- a CDS encoding HemK2/MTQ2 family protein methyltransferase: protein MYKPAEDTFLMEDVVKNYRGNFALEIGIGSGYLTRRLCSNFAFVIGTDLNFDSIVYAKNNTLLTNSNKFLICTDLGSALNFKFDLIISNPPYLPADTGWGFEDNTVHGGKEGVELTFRIIYSARSLLHDDGKILLLRSSLSNIKKMDSFIDKFFLKKKILVRKNLFFEILEVVEIAGIKNMSSDKYEV from the coding sequence ATGTACAAACCTGCGGAAGATACCTTTTTGATGGAAGATGTTGTAAAAAATTACCGCGGAAATTTTGCTTTAGAAATTGGTATTGGTTCTGGATATTTGACTCGCAGATTGTGTTCTAACTTTGCCTTTGTAATCGGAACTGACCTCAATTTTGATTCAATTGTATATGCTAAAAACAATACGTTATTAACGAATAGTAATAAATTCCTTATTTGTACAGATCTCGGTTCCGCATTGAATTTTAAATTTGATCTAATAATTAGCAATCCTCCATACTTGCCTGCAGATACGGGATGGGGCTTTGAAGATAATACTGTACACGGCGGTAAAGAAGGGGTTGAATTAACCTTTCGAATAATATATTCTGCAAGGTCATTACTTCATGACGATGGCAAGATCTTGTTACTAAGATCGTCTCTTTCTAACATAAAAAAAATGGATAGTTTCATTGATAAATTTTTTTTAAAAAAAAAAATTTTGGTTAGAAAAAATTTATTTTTCGAAATCTTGGAGGTAGTTGAGATAGCCGGAATAAAAAATATGTCTTCTGACAAGTACGAGGTTTAG
- a CDS encoding 3-isopropylmalate dehydratase large subunit — protein sequence MTLTEKILSHSSQSKSVVPGDIVFSNVDKVMIHDVSGPGVIKVFKELEKKGIKLEKVWDPDRVWISEDHFVPASDRISADNVIQLTNWAKKYGIKRHYKYGMGQYGICHTISHEEGLVLPGEVYVGGDSHTNTTGAVGAFTAGLGHTDIAYVLKHGKIWFKVPETMLFKLNGKKPDHVMAKDIILNIISDIGTDGANYKTMQFSGDVIHNLEMEERFTLTNMTTEAGAKNGIIEPDQITADYLNDRTNAPIKIQRGDPDATYSEIFEYDCEKMEPCVAKPYSPENVVTVREVPNTEIDKAYIGSCTGAKLSDLRSAAKILKGRKVKVRTEVLPAAQSIYMKAIKEGLVTIFMESGAVIGPPTCGACCGAHMGVLGKDEICVSTTNRNFPGRMGNVTSQTYLASPMVVAASAVTGKLTDPRDL from the coding sequence ATGACTTTAACTGAGAAAATTCTTTCTCATTCCTCGCAATCAAAATCTGTAGTGCCAGGAGACATTGTCTTTTCAAACGTTGATAAAGTTATGATTCATGATGTCTCAGGACCTGGTGTCATAAAGGTCTTTAAAGAGTTAGAAAAAAAAGGTATCAAATTAGAAAAGGTCTGGGATCCAGATAGAGTTTGGATATCTGAAGATCATTTTGTCCCTGCTTCTGATAGAATTTCTGCAGATAATGTTATACAGCTTACGAATTGGGCTAAGAAGTACGGTATCAAGAGACATTACAAATATGGAATGGGGCAATATGGTATTTGTCATACAATCTCACATGAGGAGGGTTTGGTTTTACCTGGAGAAGTCTATGTAGGCGGTGATTCTCATACTAATACAACTGGTGCAGTCGGTGCATTTACCGCTGGCTTGGGTCACACAGATATTGCCTATGTACTAAAACATGGTAAAATTTGGTTTAAAGTACCAGAAACAATGTTGTTTAAGCTAAATGGGAAAAAACCCGATCATGTTATGGCTAAAGATATCATTTTGAATATTATATCTGATATTGGAACTGATGGGGCAAATTATAAAACAATGCAATTTAGCGGTGATGTGATACATAATTTGGAAATGGAAGAAAGATTCACTTTGACTAACATGACTACAGAGGCAGGTGCAAAAAATGGAATAATAGAACCAGATCAGATTACTGCAGACTATCTAAATGACAGAACCAATGCTCCAATTAAAATACAACGAGGTGATCCCGATGCTACATATAGTGAAATATTTGAGTATGATTGTGAAAAAATGGAACCATGTGTAGCAAAACCCTATTCTCCAGAAAATGTTGTCACAGTTAGAGAAGTTCCAAATACTGAAATAGATAAAGCTTACATAGGTTCATGCACAGGTGCCAAACTTTCTGACCTTAGATCTGCTGCGAAAATTCTTAAAGGAAGAAAAGTCAAAGTACGAACAGAGGTCCTTCCAGCTGCCCAATCAATATATATGAAAGCGATAAAAGAGGGCCTGGTCACTATTTTTATGGAATCGGGCGCAGTAATCGGCCCGCCTACATGCGGTGCTTGTTGTGGTGCGCATATGGGTGTATTGGGAAAGGATGAAATTTGCGTAAGCACTACAAATAGAAACTTTCCTGGTAGAATGGGGAATGTGACATCTCAAACCTACTTGGCATCGCCGATGGTTGTTGCAGCATCAGCTGTTACTGGAAAACTAACTGATCCGAGGGATCTATGA
- the cofD gene encoding 2-phospho-L-lactate transferase: MCEAREQEIKNVEKYPHSLITILAGGTGSVKLVRGLYNEFKKNIGVISNVADNFWHYGLYICPDVDTIIYGLSNHLDKKRGWGIKNDTFNFLNHMKLLGEEAWFNLGDKDLATHVLRTQLLKEGKNLSEITRLLSHKYGLGIPIVPASDVHYETNMVTKDDQVFHLQEYWIKHKGALPLKDIVYKNVKLAKISLECKRMLENSKLIVLAPGNPISSIGPIIAISGMKNILHKHRNKVVMVSPLISNKAFSGPSEIYMRAKNIQPDIRGLINFYSKISANMIFDRVDKKEVEEKIGTTSYPQINFSYTDILMNNSRKELALASYIISEFCQDRR, translated from the coding sequence ATGTGTGAAGCACGTGAACAAGAAATAAAAAATGTGGAAAAGTATCCCCATTCATTGATTACCATTTTAGCAGGAGGAACGGGTTCAGTAAAACTAGTTAGGGGATTATATAACGAATTTAAAAAAAATATCGGAGTCATATCAAACGTTGCCGACAATTTTTGGCATTACGGTCTGTACATATGTCCTGATGTGGATACTATAATCTATGGACTAAGCAATCATTTAGACAAGAAAAGAGGCTGGGGTATAAAGAATGACACTTTTAATTTCCTTAATCACATGAAATTACTTGGTGAAGAAGCCTGGTTTAATCTTGGTGACAAAGATCTTGCAACACATGTTCTTCGAACCCAGTTACTAAAAGAGGGCAAGAATCTCTCAGAAATTACTCGGTTACTATCACATAAATATGGTCTTGGAATTCCAATCGTGCCTGCATCCGATGTGCACTATGAAACAAACATGGTTACAAAAGACGACCAAGTTTTTCATCTACAGGAATATTGGATTAAACATAAAGGAGCTTTGCCCCTCAAAGATATAGTTTACAAGAACGTTAAACTTGCTAAAATTAGCTTAGAATGCAAACGGATGCTTGAAAATTCAAAACTAATAGTTTTGGCACCCGGAAATCCCATATCTAGCATTGGTCCTATTATTGCGATCTCAGGGATGAAAAATATATTGCACAAACATAGAAACAAGGTTGTGATGGTATCCCCTCTTATCTCAAACAAGGCCTTTAGTGGACCAAGCGAAATATATATGAGAGCAAAAAATATTCAACCCGATATACGGGGATTAATTAATTTTTACTCAAAAATTTCTGCTAACATGATCTTTGATCGAGTTGACAAAAAAGAGGTTGAGGAAAAAATAGGGACTACTTCTTATCCTCAGATAAATTTTTCCTATACTGACATACTAATGAATAATTCTCGTAAGGAACTGGCTTTGGCAAGTTATATTATTTCTGAATTTTGTCAAGACAGAAGATAA
- the cofC gene encoding 2-phospho-L-lactate guanylyltransferase, which translates to MEDPKTAIIIPVKSFEKSKTRLSRYLTLEQRIELCRHFVNDLVKKVSRLERCQIIFITNEFINLPDSLRDKFLTIDEGMNSGVNKAVSLADSYITKAGFDSSLVIPIDIPLFNLSQINEILHYSKGFREGICIVPSYRYDGTNILLRKPHTVIETSYDDNSFFNHLRRGMEKGVSVKVFDFENLKTDVDTIEDIMLIFKKYVFTTSEQLNKVVNTSHQSNSKIILENNNSALNYLLEILSQNQDLWL; encoded by the coding sequence TTGGAAGATCCAAAAACTGCAATAATAATTCCAGTAAAGAGTTTTGAAAAGAGCAAGACACGTCTCAGTAGGTATCTAACGTTAGAACAACGAATAGAGCTTTGCCGTCATTTTGTAAATGATCTAGTCAAGAAAGTATCAAGACTTGAAAGGTGTCAAATCATCTTTATTACAAATGAATTTATCAATCTACCGGATTCTCTTAGAGACAAATTTCTAACAATCGATGAAGGCATGAATTCGGGTGTAAACAAAGCTGTATCGCTAGCAGATTCTTATATTACTAAAGCAGGATTTGACTCGTCTTTGGTGATTCCAATCGATATTCCTTTATTTAACCTCTCACAAATAAATGAAATTCTCCATTATTCTAAAGGTTTCAGAGAGGGAATTTGTATTGTCCCCTCGTATAGATATGACGGAACTAATATTCTATTAAGAAAACCTCACACAGTTATTGAGACCAGCTATGATGACAATAGTTTTTTTAATCACTTAAGAAGAGGTATGGAAAAAGGCGTATCGGTTAAGGTTTTTGATTTTGAAAATCTAAAGACAGATGTCGATACAATTGAGGACATTATGCTCATTTTTAAAAAGTATGTGTTTACTACAAGTGAACAACTCAATAAAGTGGTAAATACTTCTCACCAGTCCAATTCAAAGATTATTTTGGAAAATAATAATAGTGCATTAAATTATCTCCTTGAAATTTTGAGCCAAAATCAAGATTTATGGTTATGA
- a CDS encoding cupredoxin domain-containing protein: protein MLANIIAIVVISFIVVGSMWGIGNLLNPPSENTVQKSNDTILLVAQNNAFNQTNPTLHVNANQPTKLIILNKDFVKHDFISDELGINTAYLSTEQDFVTGIASNKTGNYTYYCSFHPEMRGTIEIV, encoded by the coding sequence TTGTTAGCTAACATCATTGCAATAGTTGTTATTTCGTTTATAGTTGTTGGATCCATGTGGGGAATTGGCAATTTATTGAACCCTCCTAGTGAAAATACTGTTCAAAAATCAAATGATACTATTTTGTTAGTGGCCCAGAATAACGCCTTTAACCAAACAAATCCCACTTTACATGTTAATGCTAATCAACCTACAAAACTCATAATCTTAAACAAGGATTTTGTAAAGCATGATTTCATTTCTGATGAATTAGGTATCAATACAGCCTATCTTAGTACAGAACAGGATTTTGTAACTGGAATTGCAAGCAATAAGACAGGCAATTATACCTATTATTGTTCTTTTCATCCTGAAATGAGAGGAACAATTGAAATAGTATAA
- a CDS encoding NOL1/NOP2/sun family putative RNA methylase, with translation MSKEAEKKDDCNLNYPVLFPGNELSKNLSKKYGYREWMISRFLNYIPEPKKFLEYIDNEENLHTYIRANTLKIDPYVLKKRLITKGFQLKDTLLDEVFEVVTTQLDHYHNSSYRFNEKSVTRNDENVCFQNLCDTVKNNNIQNPKLPSIGSTIEYLKGYYYIQDLSSCIAVNELEIPYSENLAVLDMAAAPGGKTTHIAQKLNNNGLIVACESNPKRLSSLVYNLSRCFVTNTMVFNLRSEMVGNLGIKFDRVLLDAPCTCEGIIQKDVSRKKSREPKDLEICSELQKKLIIAGFNVLKPHGLMVYSTCSFAPEENEVVIQYLLDNFNDALIEPVQLGSDGLTNFKNLEFTDRMNKTKRFYPHFHDTNGFFIAKIRKEYANSNANIL, from the coding sequence ATGTCTAAAGAAGCGGAAAAAAAGGACGACTGTAATTTGAATTATCCTGTACTGTTTCCTGGTAATGAATTATCTAAGAATTTGTCTAAAAAATATGGCTACAGGGAATGGATGATCTCTAGGTTTCTAAATTACATTCCCGAACCAAAGAAATTTTTGGAATATATTGATAACGAAGAAAATCTACATACTTACATAAGAGCAAACACGTTAAAGATTGATCCATATGTTCTCAAAAAAAGACTGATTACTAAGGGCTTTCAATTAAAAGATACTCTGTTAGATGAAGTGTTTGAAGTAGTGACTACGCAACTTGATCATTATCACAATTCATCATACAGATTCAATGAAAAAAGCGTTACTCGAAATGACGAAAATGTATGTTTTCAAAATTTATGTGATACTGTAAAAAATAACAATATACAAAATCCTAAATTACCAAGCATTGGCTCAACAATTGAATATTTGAAAGGATATTACTACATCCAGGATTTAAGTTCGTGCATAGCCGTAAACGAACTTGAGATTCCTTATTCAGAAAATCTTGCTGTATTGGATATGGCAGCAGCACCAGGTGGAAAAACTACTCATATTGCTCAAAAATTAAATAACAATGGATTGATAGTAGCTTGTGAATCCAATCCCAAGAGACTTTCATCACTTGTCTATAATTTGTCTCGTTGTTTTGTAACAAATACCATGGTATTTAATTTACGTTCTGAAATGGTGGGAAATTTGGGAATAAAATTTGATAGAGTGCTTCTTGATGCACCATGTACTTGTGAAGGTATTATTCAAAAGGATGTTTCAAGAAAAAAAAGCCGGGAGCCCAAGGATCTAGAAATATGTAGTGAATTACAAAAAAAGTTGATCATTGCAGGATTCAATGTTCTAAAACCACATGGCCTAATGGTTTACAGCACATGCTCTTTTGCACCAGAAGAAAATGAAGTGGTTATCCAATATTTGCTTGACAATTTCAATGATGCACTAATCGAACCAGTTCAGTTAGGATCAGATGGACTAACAAATTTCAAGAATTTGGAGTTCACAGACAGGATGAACAAGACAAAAAGATTCTACCCCCATTTTCATGATACCAATGGTTTTTTTATAGCAAAAATAAGAAAGGAGTACGCCAATTCCAATGCCAACATATTATAG
- a CDS encoding ribonuclease HI family protein has product MHIDGASRGNPGLSAIGIIIMKDDKVIKEHGEFIGVKTNNQAEYEALRRALEICSDLDREVNILSDSELLINQRNLKYRIRSQELKILSRQIAALEKNYDKITYKHVPRSKNRRADYLANKALDEYQRSNQFEYIDPN; this is encoded by the coding sequence GTGCATATAGATGGGGCGAGCAGAGGTAATCCTGGTTTGTCTGCAATCGGTATCATAATAATGAAAGATGATAAGGTGATTAAAGAACATGGGGAATTTATCGGTGTAAAGACCAATAATCAAGCAGAATATGAAGCTCTTCGAAGAGCATTAGAAATATGTTCTGACCTTGATAGGGAAGTTAACATACTGTCAGATAGTGAATTGTTGATAAATCAGAGAAATCTAAAATACAGAATCAGAAGCCAAGAGCTTAAAATACTATCTCGCCAAATTGCAGCCTTGGAAAAAAATTACGACAAAATTACATACAAACATGTACCCAGGTCAAAGAATAGACGTGCTGATTATCTTGCGAACAAAGCTCTTGATGAATATCAACGTTCCAACCAATTCGAATACATTGACCCAAATTAG